ctcaattctttccttaaataaaaattacggaattacctaatgtagctaaagtatatatgacatttaatgattttgaataataaagatttgatacaaATTGGTGTATTctctattatttttgtttaactttaagttactaaaataaatgaaacaatcacattaaccatataataaaaaaaattagttttttccgtatatgttatatttttgatttttttttaaaaaaatctcacattcaaatttttatgatccatgattttttatttatataacaagatacaaattattacaaaatcatGTAAGTAAAAagtctcatatatattaatatcttttaattaaattatatacgatagaaaatacataaatattttaatttgaaatttggtttgaacaactttttttttttgataaaatctaTGAACAAATACTAACaacttaatattaaaattttgaaaatttgcattgaacgtttataaaaattagaaattactaaaactttcaAAACCATTGCACAATGGAAATTTGTTATCagtgatttatttttttattataaaagatacaaataagTAGAACGCATCATTTAacaatatatcaatattaaaaatgtactattcatttatgtatatattatgtaaatttaattatataaaatagaaaatagaaaaactgaTTGTTTGgattgataaaatttatttacgtatttacactaatttaattatatacgtaatagttattgactttttcattatccaatatatatattattttataatatataaaagaacatattatacgtaaaataatttatatatacgaTGTTCATCCCGCAAAAGGCGCAAGTCTTAATCTAGTAACAATTATGATATTTACAATCaataatttgttatatctttCGCAAAGATGAATTGATTGGTTGTTGttgtaactttagttttttttttctgttttaaaaataGACTATAGGTTGATTAatcaaaaataaactataatttTTCCTGGCTTGgttctaattatttttatcgTGGATTTATTGTCAAAGTTGTAAATACAGTTATAGGAAAATAATTTTGAGAGCCAGCATATTTCTTTTCTAACTTTTTGGTTgtagatttattttctaaaattaaaaaaaagggaaattgcatccaataaccaaacaaaaaactcaAACTAGCCAAGTAACCAAAATCCTattctctctcttccttttcctttctatctctctcatccctctttctaaaaatctaattttgattttttttagttatttcacaaattctcccttaaaaaaataattactttataaaaatattttaaaattaaaaattagctGTTCAAAGCATATACAGCCATTTTCGATGGACCCCATTGCTCCTCTCTTTATCTGCTAGTATTTCGTATTATTAACGTGTTAATTGGCCGTTATCCAGAGGTTTACAATAATGTTTGGTGCTTATTTACTTAAATTTTGTgtaatgagatttttttttccgaaaatctGACACATCAAATGTTAGATTTTTCACCAATGTTTGTTTTGGGAGTTTACGAAATTAGAAATGTGATTTTGTCAAATGTATAATGTGAAACGATGACAAGAAAAGGACAAAAGGGTAAGAAATGTCTCTGTCGTGGCGACTTTTGATTGGACCGATGCATAGAATTAGACTAGACCGTGTTGTGTCTGAACTTACCCCTTTTCTCTTCTGTCTCTTCCCCTTCACTCAGTAGCTGCAGTAGGTCAGAAACCAATAGTTTCTTCTTCGTTTTAGTCCTGATGTATCTGTAGCGGAAAACAAAGGGGGAAAATGGGAGTAAACAAGGCCATCGACTCGGGCTAATGTGTCTCGTTTGATTCTTCTCTCAAGGGGTTTTATAGATAGAAATCAATCCAGACTTttgcgttttttaaaaaaaaaattcttttcaaGATTAAGTAGTGTACTTCTCTACAATGGCGGCTTCTTTAGCAGCTATGCAGCGGCCACAAGGTGGTGCTTCGAATACGGTACTTACTGACTCCACTTCGATTTCTCCTTAGTTCTTATCATCTTGTTTGATTCGTGGGATTGTTGAAGATTGATGGGATAAACAAAGATTAATGCTTTTGTTTGAAGGCATATGTCACAAATTGAGTAAAGTATGAGACTTTTTTTGGAAAGACTAGATTTTTGCTCAAATGACTGTAGCCAGTGGATAAGAAGGGATTATATGCATTCTTCTTTGGGGACTTCTGGGGTTCAAATTCATCACCTCATATCCCCGTTATATAGGCATCTTTATCGATTAAATAAATATCTCTATGCATCATTAGGTGtagtttatgatttttgatgTGGCTGCTGCGTCTGTGGATCTCCTGTTACTAGCTTGGTATTAATAAACTAGCATAGATCTTAGCCAACCAACTGAAGCGAAAACAGTTATATAGCCTTACTGGTTTGTTGGCAATGGAAGAATCTTTCAGAtgtgtttgttctttttatctGTAGCATTTGAGTAGTTGATCTATATAATAATTCAAACCAATGATAATCCTTTCTTGTATTCCACTATAGGTTTACAAGAGTGGTCCTCTTTTCATTTCATCAAAAGGTAACTTTCTATAATTTCCCCTTCTTTCAAAATCATCTACAATGCACCTCTACCCGTTGTGTATCAGTCTTGTCCTTAGTTACTACCAACTTGTTGTCTaaagttttttatatttcattctGATTGGCAGGACTTGGTTGGACATCCTGGAAGAAGCGTTGGTTTATCCTTACTCGAAACTCTCTGGTGTTCTTCAAAAATGATCCGGTCAGTATTGTCCTTCCAATTGCAGAAGTTCTTTTACTTTCTAGATTTGGTGTTTCACTAATCACTTGTTATATGTATCAGTCTGTTTTAACAATGTGCATGGAGTTTAATAGTATCTTATTATTCACTATCAACTCCCAATTTTCTTGAAATATTAGTTACCCTTTGCTCATTGTTTCAACTGTTTTGGCAGAGTGTATCACCACAAAAAGGGGGTGAAGTCAATTCAACTCTTGGAGGCATTGACTTGAACAGTTCCGGGAGGTATGCATTGCCCTTAATTTGTTGTTTATAAGAACACCTCTAAATTTTCTAGCCTGTGTTAATATTTTCCGTTAGCAGTGTCGTGGTGAGAGAGGATAAAAAGTTGTTGACTGTATTATTCCCAGATGGGCGTGATGGACGAGCCTTCACCCTCAAggtgatttttatatttaacaagtTGACTACATTTTTCGTCCTCCTTATGAGCTGTGAATCCTGGGTTATTATACTTCTAATGAAATGCTAATTATTTTGGCTCAAATAGGCTGAGTCGTTAGAGGACTTGTATGAGTGGAAGGCAGCTCTTGAGCAAGCCCTTGCACAAGCTCCCAACGCAGCTTTGGTAATTGGTCAAAATGGGATATTCCGAACAGAAGCAAACAATATAATTGAAGGGTCCTTTAATTCATGTTagttctcttttattttattatgtccAGATCCTTTGCTATGGTTCCTTTCATATTACCTATGTATAACGATCAAACGCTGGCATGCAGGGAGAGATCAGCGCCCATTGAAGTCTTCTGTTGTTGGAAGACCAATTCTGCTCGCTCTAGAAGAAATCGATGGAAGTCCATCGTTTCTCGAGAAAGCACTTCAGTTTCTTGAGACATATGGTGAGTTTTTGCCTCATAGTTTAATTAAATCTACTGTAAGTTATATAGGCTAttgtataaatgtttttttttcttctaattatccatataaatgttttcttctttttttccacACAGGAACCAAAGTAGAGGGAATCTTAAGGCAGTCTGCAGATGTTGAGGAGGTAGAACGCAGAGTTTATGACTACGAACAAGGTATTGTTATTGTACATATGGATCCTTTGTTTTGATATATACTTTTCTAATTTCTTTCTCTTAATTTTCCAAATGTACTTATCTAGGGAACACAGATTTTAGTCCTGAAGAGGATGCACATGTTGTTGGAGACTGTGTTAAGGTATTATATAGATCGTTAACTATGTTTCCagtttaaatttaatgtgttaAAATACTTGTGTAATCTTATTTGTATCTGCAGCATGTTCTGCGGCAGTTGCCTTCTTCTCCAGTTCCTGCTTCGTGCTGCACTGCTCTGCTAGAATCCTATAGTAAGTCTGTTTTGTATATGGAATCTATGCTTCTACTTTCGTGTATGTTTGTGTATATAACTCGTtcttttttacctttttctATAGAAATTGATCATAAAGAAACTCGGATTAAATCACTGCGCTCTGCGATAGTTGAAACATTTCCAGAACCAAACAGGCGACTACTACTGCGGTATGCTTTCAGTTGTAGTCTTTGAAATGATTTTAATCCTCAGCTGCACATGTCTTGGTGAAATAGGCGGTGCTCTCATGGAAAACCTGTTTGGAAGTTTAGTATTTTGGTTGCTTCAAATAGCTTTATTCTCAGCATTGTTTTTGTTCTGTAGGATTCTGAAGATGATGAATACTATCACCTCTCATTCCCGTGAGAACCGGATGACTTCATCTGCTGTAGCTGCTTGTATGTCTCCATTGCTACTGCGTCCTCTACTGGCTGGAGAGTGTGATCTCGAAGGCTTTGACGCTCTGGAAGACAACTCTGCCCAGCTTCTTGCTGCCGCTAATGCTGCCAACAATGCTCAAGCCATTGTCACTTCCCTTTTGGAAGACTATGGGAATATGATCAATGTAAGATCATTTAATTTATATCTGGTGGCACACAATACTATATGCTCAACTATTTTGTTTGCAGGATGAAGGTCTTCAAAGATGCTCCACTTCTACTGATTCTCGTATTGGCGAGAGTGGGCCTGAGAACTCAAGTGATGAAGAGGACATAGAAGTTAAACGTCCTGACTTGCACAATGTGGATATAGAAGATGGCCAaacagatgatgatgatgatgtaatGCTGAGCAGAAAACCTAGTGAAAGCAGTGGTTATGCTGGCAGTGATCTGTATGACTACAAGGTTTGTTCTTTCCATCTTATCCCACTGCCCTATACATCCATGTCAGATTCGTTTCCATTTGTATTCTTTCCTTTAACCATTAGCTACTAAATATTATTTCCTTTGAGTGTGCTTTCTCTCAGGAATATGGGGTTGAAGATTCAGATGCTGAGTCTCCTAAAGACATCCATTGTTCAGTCGAGAGTAGTACAGAGTTTCCCACTAGAGTGAAAAGACAAATTGAAGAGCCTTTTAAAGATATAGAAATCGCCAGCGTATCACCTACTGAGAACTGTTATCAATCAGGGAGAGAGGCTATGCCATCAGTCAGTCCCAGTACCCCTCTCACTGCCACTAGATACACAGCTTCAGCTGAGAAACCTGCAAACAAAGTTGCTGGCTTATCAACAGTCAGTTCTAAGCGTTCTTCACCCTGGGGAAGAGGCAGCGTAAGTTCTCCATTGCTGGCATGAATAGTGATGATTCTATTGTTACAGCTTCcaattattttctttgtttactgTGTGCAGGGCCAAAAAACTCCTGCTAAAGGATCGTTTGATGGTTCAGGAAATGACGAGTAAGATATTCATTCCTGAATGCGTATATTTTGGTTCAGTAAGGTTGACTTATGCTTATGTGAATGCTGCTTCACTGCTTGTAGGCTTCTTATACAGAGGCTGGAGCTCATGAAAGATGAGCTGAGGCAACGAATCGCCAAGGAGGTAATTGTTCTGGCAGTAGAAGAAGTACTATATGCTGATTACATAAATGTTATTGTATTGATTGAATGGATACTACAGGCTAAGGGAAATGCTGTATTACAAGCTAGCTTGGAGAGAAGGAAGCAGGCTTTGCACGAACGTCGGTTGGCACTTGAACAAGATGTATGAACCTTCTCTTGAGTTTTTGTGTTTCTATCTTCCAATTTTTATTCAGAATCTCCATTTTGCTTGTCATGGAATATCAGGTGGGCAGATTACAAGAGCAGCTGCAAGCTGAGAGAGACCTCAGATCCGCTCTTGAAGTTGGTCTTAGCAGTTCTTGTGGACACTTTAGCTCACAAGCTGCGGATTCTAAAGTCAGTATACACTTTTGTTCCTTGTGTTTACGGTTATATATCTTGCTCTCCTTGGTTCTAACATCACTAATAAATGCGAAGACAAGGGCTGAGCTTGAGGAGATAGCTCTCGCAGAAGCTGATGTGGCAAGACTGAAGCAGAAAGTAGCAGAGTTACATCATCAGCTTAGTCAGCAGCGCCATCATCACTTAAGCTCACTCCCAGATGCTCAAAGCCATCATCAATTTCTCCAGAATCACAATACTCAACTGTGAGTTTAACTCTAATTCAAGTACAATCCATCTTATTAGTCAAAATTAAACTCGCTAGAAAGATATTAGTACTCTTACTTTAACAATGTTGCAGGAAGTCTTTTCAGCAGGATTTTGATTCTATTCTTGCTTTCGTTAATCAAGAAAGAAACCAGAGAACGGTATAAATAAAGAGAGATCTCACTAACCATTGACTTATTCATTCAGTTTTTTTAGTAACATAAGCTTGTGATGGAATCATATAGGATGAAAGTAGCTTAAGAGCAGAATGGAGAAATGGAAGAGGAAACAACAGACAAGTACCAGGCTCGCCGAGGCTAAACGAAGCATCCTTAGGCATTCCAATGGAAGAGTTTTCACCTGTtagttttgtttctcttttctcatcttgtaaaaaaactaaaatcttgCAGAAATCCTCTACTAATTTGGTACGGACTTTTGTAGGTGATGGAGTACGCAAGACATGAGCATAACCATCCTCCTCCTGGAGC
This genomic stretch from Brassica napus cultivar Da-Ae chromosome C9, Da-Ae, whole genome shotgun sequence harbors:
- the LOC106424584 gene encoding rho GTPase-activating protein 6, which gives rise to MAASLAAMQRPQGGASNTVYKSGPLFISSKGLGWTSWKKRWFILTRNSLVFFKNDPSVSPQKGGEVNSTLGGIDLNSSGSVVVREDKKLLTVLFPDGRDGRAFTLKAESLEDLYEWKAALEQALAQAPNAALVIGQNGIFRTEANNIIEGSFNSWRDQRPLKSSVVGRPILLALEEIDGSPSFLEKALQFLETYGTKVEGILRQSADVEEVERRVYDYEQGNTDFSPEEDAHVVGDCVKHVLRQLPSSPVPASCCTALLESYKIDHKETRIKSLRSAIVETFPEPNRRLLLRILKMMNTITSHSRENRMTSSAVAACMSPLLLRPLLAGECDLEGFDALEDNSAQLLAAANAANNAQAIVTSLLEDYGNMINDEGLQRCSTSTDSRIGESGPENSSDEEDIEVKRPDLHNVDIEDGQTDDDDDVMLSRKPSESSGYAGSDLYDYKEYGVEDSDAESPKDIHCSVESSTEFPTRVKRQIEEPFKDIEIASVSPTENCYQSGREAMPSVSPSTPLTATRYTASAEKPANKVAGLSTVSSKRSSPWGRGSGQKTPAKGSFDGSGNDELLIQRLELMKDELRQRIAKEAKGNAVLQASLERRKQALHERRLALEQDVGRLQEQLQAERDLRSALEVGLSSSCGHFSSQAADSKTRAELEEIALAEADVARLKQKVAELHHQLSQQRHHHLSSLPDAQSHHQFLQNHNTQLKSFQQDFDSILAFVNQERNQRTDESSLRAEWRNGRGNNRQVPGSPRLNEASLGIPMEEFSPVMEYARHEHNHPPPGASAALMELTTRLDFFKERRSQLMQQIHNLDLSYGSSSSVHRSSSPPWN